In the genome of bacterium, the window GAACATCATCCACGAGCAGAAGGTCAGCTTTGCGGAAGTATTGCTTGAATTGCGTGGTGGTTTTGTTGATAAGCGAATTCACGAATCTATCGGTAAACCGCTCCGATGTAACATATCGCACCACCTTCTCGGGATGATTTTTCCTGACGAAGTGCCCTATAGCCTGAAGAAGATGCGTTTTGCCCAGCCCCACGCCACCGTAGATGTAAAGCGGGTTGTACTTCGTCTTCCCGGGAGCTTCAGCGACAGCCATCGCAGCAGTATACGCAAGTCTGTTAAACTCACCCACGACGAATTGGTCAAATGTATATCGTGGATTGAAAACCGACTCAACCTCGTTGTCCTCCGATTTCCTCTCGTCAGCAAGAAGTGGGATATACTCATATTTACCATTTCTCGAGAAGACCACGAAAATTTGTGGTTCCTCTCCTGTGACTGTTTCAACGGTTCTTTTTATTAATTCGCTGTACTCCTTGGCGAGCCACTCTGCCACGAACTGTGAGTCAGCTAATATAAGCACTGAGTCATCATCGGCGGGTATCTGGCGGGTGCGCTCGAACCACGCTCTGAACGACTGAGGATTAATTTGAGAAGCAATAATATTAAGACACCGATTCCAAATACCTTCCTTATTACCCATTTCGTCTCCGCTTCCGAGCAAAAAAGTCCCTACTTATCAACAATTGTTGATAACTTATAACTCCTTTTGTTACAACTATTTACGCCCTTGGAGAGGCCGCCTCTGTTGATAACTTCGAAGCTTTATCAAAAATTTCAACTATAGAATAATCCAGTCCAACTTGGCTGTCAAGATTGTTTTAAATAAAACTTATAACTCATTGTTATTCAACGGAAATACTTAATTCGGCTCGAAATATACTTTAAGATGTGTATTAACACTCAAAAGCACAAGAAAGTCCGTCATCGTCGCCACAACTTGTTGCGTACCAATGGAAAATACATATTTAACCCTTTAGAATTTAAATCGTAAAAAATTGTGTAACACGCCAAATAGCAACAAGATAGATTAAAATAATAACAATTCTTGCGCAAAAAATTCAATAATTTATATTAGAATCGTGAAACTACAGGATTACATAAGCGAATTCCTTCTCTACGCACGCAAGGAAAGAGGCTTCTCAAATGGCACCGTCGCCAATTACGAGCAGGACCTTTCTCTTTTCGTTGAGTTCCTCGAAAATGAGTTCCCGGAAGGATTAGCTGACATTTCACAAATAGACCTGATAGTTTTGCGCGCATACCTTTCACGACTGCTTTTTTCTGGATACAAGGTAAGTACCATTCACACCAAAATCGCCGCTGTAAGGTCGTTTTTCAAATTCCTTTTCAGAATCGGCGCGATAGAAACCAACTACACCAAATACCTCAAACTTCCAAAACTCCACAAAAAATTCCCATCTTTCCTCGATTTTGCTCAAGCTAATAAGGCTTTGAGTCTGCCTGATAAGGACACCATACTTGGTCGACGCGACCTCGCGATACTTGAGCTGCTTTACGCCACCGGAATAAGGCGCGCAGAGCTTGTGGGACTAAATCTCCGCGATGTCGATATTGAGATGATGCGCGTAAAAGTCCTTGGGAAAGGCAACAAAGAGCGCTTCGTGCCCTTCGGTCAGGCTGCCAGAAACGCTATTCGCGACTACCTCTCTCTTTCGCGGCCAAAATTGGCGAAAAACACCGATGAAAAAGCTTTTTTCCTGTCAAGGGATGGAAACAGAATATCCCCGCGGCAGGTGTACAATATAGTTCGCAAGTATTTGTCCGTCGTTACCGATGGCAAAAGCAGTCCGCATGTTCTTAGACACACATTCGCAACGCATTTGCTTGAGATGGGCGCAGATATAATGAGTGTTAAAGAACTCCTTGGACACGAAAGCGTGGCTACAACGCAAATCTACACACATCTCACAATAGAGCGCCTCGCAGAAATCTATCGAAAATCGCATCCAAGGGGAAAATAGAAAACGCTTATCAAGGCTCATAAGAGCCATTCGGCTCGAACTCCTCCATGAAAGCATCGATGTAATGGCGAATATCAAGAGATGGTATCTCAACCGCTATAACATCAAATCTTACAGGAGTGTCAGCCATATCATTTTCGAACATGAATAACATCAAATCTTACAGGAGTGTCAGCCATATCATTTTCGAACATGAATTGCTTTGATGCAGCTATGATTCTTTTCCTTTTCCTCGAATCAACTTTTTCCTCGGGTATGCCGAATCTGTCGCTTTTAGCCGACTTCACCTCAACGAACACCAGAGTTTCGCCATCTTTTGCTACAATGTCTATTTCTGCGGTTTGCGTTCGATAATTCCTCGCCAGAATCGTGTATCCCTTGCTCCTGAGAAAGCCCGCAGCCAGCTTTTCTGCCATCTCGCCTATCCTGCGGCTGCTTTTTCCCGTGCTTTCCTCCATACTTCCTGCGCCATAAAAGAACTTCTAACAAGGGGTCCTGAGAAAACTTTGATAAAGCCAAGTTCCCTCTCCCCGTATTCTGCGTATTCAGCGAACTTCTCAGGTGTTACGAATCTTTCTATCGGCAGGTGCTTGGGTGAAGGCTGAAGATATTGCCCTATAGTCACTACCTGAACGCCTGCATTTCTTAGGTCACGCATCAAATCGTATATCTCGTCATCGGTCTCACCGAGACCAACCATAAATCCAGATTTTACTACTGAATCATAGTTTTTTGCAGCATACGAAAGGACATTAAGTGAACGAGCATAATCAGCTTGCGGGCGAGCAACTGGATACAATCGCGGAACCGTCTCAACATTGTGATTGAAAACATCAGGTCGTCGACTCAAAACCATGTCGAGAGCCCCTGTATTTCCCATAAAATCGGGGGTTAATACCTCAATGCCTGCCTCTGGCAGTTGGCGTCTTATCTCATCTATGGTCATCGCGAAAATCTTTGCGCCACCATCAGGAATGTCGTCCCTCGTGACAGATGTTACCACGACATAGGAAAGATTCATCTGTTTTGCAGCTTTCGCTACTCGTTTAGGTTCGTCCAATGGCGTCTTATCTCATTTATGGTCATCGCGAAAATATTTGCGCCGCCATCTGGAATGTCGTCCCTCGTGACAGATGTTACCACGACATAGGAAAGATTCATCTGCTTTGCGGCTTTTGCTACTCGTTTAGGTTCGTCCAAATCCAGTGGTTTGGGTTTGCCCTTTTTTATAGCACAAAACCGACACGAGCGGGTGCACACATCCCCAAGAATAAGGAATGTAGCCTGACCATGAGAGAAACAATAATTTATGTTTGGGCATCGAGCCTCATGGCAAACGGTATGAAGCCCATATTGCCGAATTGAGGATATCACTCTGCCAAGTTCCTCGTTGGCGATGAACTTCCGTTTGAACCAATGTGGTTTTCGCAGCACTTTCATGAAGCAAAAATCGCAACGCAAACGCCTTGTGTCAAGATATAACGGAATTTTTGTTTTGCTTTTTACCGAAAATACGATTAACGATAGAGTAATGAGGATAACAGTTCCAGAGGACATAATTCCGTGCAGGCTCGATGTGTACCTCGTCCAACAAGGTATAGGACTTTCGCGTAATCAGATTCAAAAGCTAATAAGAAGCGGCGGGATAAAAGTCCTTGGCAAGGGCACAAAGCCTAATTTCATCCTTCGAGGCGGCGAGATTATAGAAATAGAACTTCCCAAGGAGGAGCCTTTCAAGCTTCTCGCTGAAGATATACCACTCGACATAGTTTACGAGGATGAACATCTTATAGTCGTAAACAAGCCTCCTGGAATGGTCACGCACCCAGCGAAGGGCAACTGGAGCGGAACGCTTATAAACGCGGTTCTTGGACACACAAAAAAACTTTCGCCTATAGGTGGCGATTACCGTCCAGGAGTCGTTCACAGACTCGATAAGGA includes:
- a CDS encoding tyrosine recombinase — encoded protein: MKLQDYISEFLLYARKERGFSNGTVANYEQDLSLFVEFLENEFPEGLADISQIDLIVLRAYLSRLLFSGYKVSTIHTKIAAVRSFFKFLFRIGAIETNYTKYLKLPKLHKKFPSFLDFAQANKALSLPDKDTILGRRDLAILELLYATGIRRAELVGLNLRDVDIEMMRVKVLGKGNKERFVPFGQAARNAIRDYLSLSRPKLAKNTDEKAFFLSRDGNRISPRQVYNIVRKYLSVVTDGKSSPHVLRHTFATHLLEMGADIMSVKELLGHESVATTQIYTHLTIERLAEIYRKSHPRGK
- a CDS encoding YraN family protein, coding for MEESTGKSSRRIGEMAEKLAAGFLRSKGYTILARNYRTQTAEIDIVAKDGETLVFVEVKSAKSDRFGIPEEKVDSRKRKRIIAASKQFMFENDMADTPVRFDVIHVRK
- a CDS encoding lipoyl synthase, with product MNLSYVVVTSVTRDDIPDGGAKIFAMTIDEIRRQLPEAGIEVLTPDFMGNTGALDMVLSRRPDVFNHNVETVPRLYPVARPQADYARSLNVLSYAAKNYDSVVKSGFMVGLGETDDEIYDLMRDLRNAGVQVVTIGQYLQPSPKHLPIERFVTPEKFAEYAEYGERELGFIKVFSGPLVRSSFMAQEVWRKAREKAAAG